Genomic window (Candidatus Wallbacteria bacterium):
CTGCAGACTATGGAGTTGGAAAACCGATCTGAAACCCAGATTGAAAAAATCTGCCGGAAAATAACGGAATGCGATCAGAACTTTTCCTGTTTCCAGGATTACATCTCGATCCATGCTGCAGATGATTCCTTGAGACCGATTCTGGAAAATCTCACTGCTGCAGTCCTCAATTCACAACTGACCGGAAAAAATTTCAAAGTCGATTACATAAAACATCAGCTGTCCAGAATCGAAACAGCCAAGACCAAGTATCTTTCCAGAGAAGAACAGAAGCGGATTTTGCTTACAGTCAGATCGATCTATGGTGATGCTGACAGGAGCTTCTGCCATAACATCCGGCAAGGTTCACTGACCTGCTTCTTCCTGGAAGTCGCAAGGTCCTGGAATAAACTTTATCCTGCAGTGCAGGAAGACATTCTGAAATACAGCAGAGGCAATATCTACCAGCTTGCCGGCAGAGGCAGCAGGGCAGAAGATGCAGTGATTTACAGGACTTCTCATTTTGAAATTCACTACACCATGTCCGGTGAGGACGCGCCAGCCGAAACTGACCTGACTGTCGTAGGAGTCGACGGCATGGAGCACCCTGAATTTGTGGTCAATGCTGGTCTGTTCCTGGAAAAATCCTGGTCGGATGAAACCGGAAAGCTGGCCATGAAAGCGCCGAAAATCCCTTATCAGATATTCATCAAAGATCTGGGAGATGGGGCCTGTGGAGTGACTAAAGTTGAAGACTTAGCTGACGGATCTACTGACTCCTATATAGAAATTGACAATGATTTTAGCGGGGAATATTACATGCCGAATGATGATTGTGACAGAGAGACAGGTGATCTCAAGGTGACATGTGCGCATGAATTCATGCATGCCTGTCAGCTCATGTATTTTCTGGCCGGAAGGGACTACAGCACCTGTATCTGCGAACCAACTGCCACTTGGGCGGAAGAGTATGTGTATCCTGAGGTCAACGGCTATCTTGGCTTCCTCTCATATGAAAACTCTCCATTAATAGAGCCTCAGCTTGATATTGCCTGCAGAACATACGGTTATGTCGTTCTACCGCTCTTCCTGAGCGAGAAATTCAATCCTGCCATGGTTAAATCCCTCTGGGAAAGGTTTGAAATAGACCAGGATCAGACTCTTGCTCTTGTAAATACACTTGGCGACAAGCTGGAAAAATTTTATGGTGATTTCGCTGTATCCCTTTATCTGAAAAAGGAAAATTACGAGGACGGAAGCAGATTTCCGGATCTGAAAATTCTGAAAAAAATCTCTGCCGGCAGCACTGCAAGCGAGGTGATCGATACAGACACACCTGGATATCTGGGTATCAATTATCTGGAAATCGATGCCCAGGCTCCGGGAACCCTGAATCTGAAATTCCGCTCAAATTACGCCTATCCCGTGCGCCTGATCCTGCTTGGTGACTCTGAAAACAAGGTTGTGGAATTCAAAAAAAGCACCTGGGAATTTAGTCTGGAGCATTTCAAAGGCACAGTCAAGAAAGTGGTGATTGTTGCATATTGCCTGGATGCAACTCAAGCGAATACAGAATACTCCCTGGAAACAACCTGCAGTCCATCTATCTGAACAGACCGGTTTCAAAACCGGAAAATATGGATAAGCCTGATTTATTTATACTTCTGCAATTCCTCTGGCACGTACCAGTAAGGCAAATTATAGAAAATTCCTGCAGGAGCGATCTCGATTCCGTGGATACGTTTGCTTACCGCATAAACATCATCAGGGGTATAGAGGAATGTATAGGGCTGGTCTTCATGAAGGATGGCCTGAATCTTTACATTTATTTTACAATTCCCTGACAGGATTTTGACAGGATTTTCCTATAATGAAATCAGAGCCCAGGAGTATTGAGTATAAGGGGGGGGCATGAAAAAAGCAGTCTTACAGTTCCTGTTTATTTCCGTAGTGCTTTACGGCTCCCAGATCGAGAACCACGCTGATTTTCTAAAGAAAGTCGGGCTTACAGGCCGGATCAACCCCCAATTCAGGTCGCTCAGCGTTCCACAGGGGAACTTCTACACTGCAGCCGAGTTTGATACGGCTGAAGGCGTGATCCTCTGCTACAACCAAAGCACCGAAGACCTGCAGCTTGCCATGACCGCCTTTATCGCTGAAGATACACTCGTGTATTTCTGCTGCGAAAACCAGGCTGACATGAAAGGAAAGATGGAGCAGAAAGGCATTAATCTGGCCAATGTCCGTTTCCTGACCGGGAACTATTTCATCTGGGTAAGGGACTGGGGTGCACAGTGGGTCGTGCATGATGACGGCACATCAGAGAAGATCCTGGTCGACTACATGGGGGAGGACTGCGCCCTGGCCCTCTACAACCAGCTCCCGGGCGGTCTTCACATAATGGCATTCAGCGAAGCGGGCGGGAATCAGATGTTCGACGGACACGGCACAGCTTTCAGTTCCTGGTACGAGGAGTATCCGTTCTCCGAAAGCGAAGAGGAGATCAGGAATGTGTACCGCGATTTCTACAATGTGGAACAACTGGTTTTTTTAAAGCCCTTGAAAAAGGAAATGACCGG
Coding sequences:
- a CDS encoding agmatine deiminase family protein, with translation MKKAVLQFLFISVVLYGSQIENHADFLKKVGLTGRINPQFRSLSVPQGNFYTAAEFDTAEGVILCYNQSTEDLQLAMTAFIAEDTLVYFCCENQADMKGKMEQKGINLANVRFLTGNYFIWVRDWGAQWVVHDDGTSEKILVDYMGEDCALALYNQLPGGLHIMAFSEAGGNQMFDGHGTAFSSWYEEYPFSESEEEIRNVYRDFYNVEQLVFLKPLKKEMTGHIDLYCKLLGYNLLLLGEYRNDADAVQGNREILEENCKTLAEVRDLAGKKYRIERIVMPQYKESQFQGYVTTLSYVNSLIVNRKILVPVYNIPTDEEALETYRRLMPGYTVKGFDCSKIIEGGGAIHCITNNVYSGNTAMINELERLSVRATGL